One genomic region from Jiangella sp. DSM 45060 encodes:
- a CDS encoding MFS transporter: protein MRPAPAVLHPSSPATSDTRPHWRDTFASLRVRNYRLYVISQVLTNTCGWMQRVAQDWLMLSLTGNVTWVGLTVTLQLAPMLVFGLFGGVVADRFDKRKLLMITQSLFALSALVLGTLTLTGAIEPWHILASAAFLGVATVVDNPARQAFVPEVAGHQHLRNAISINSTVFQLGALVGPALAALGIALVGQGWSFVVNSMAGITAVALLVAMRASELSAAPAISRSRGQLREGLRYVGDKPVILWSVVMVGFVALTGINLATVLAAYADDVFDIGSAGYGLLNSCLAAGAVAGALASTRRRSLRLRTLVYSAGVLGLLQVLAGTIAWLPLFCLVLIGVGAASLLYLTGGNTLVQTAVAGTMRGRVMALYILVLFGAQAGSGTLIGWIAHEYGAHAAMIACGAGPLLGAVIVGAVLARKSRLTTRLILRDRPGRGVLYVVPRDAVPPAAVSLTPGLLSRGLRGRSRPTHPAERRRRRQPRAVPGRAVRPHPHGDRASTRSGRPR from the coding sequence GTGAGACCGGCGCCCGCCGTCCTGCACCCGTCCTCACCAGCCACCTCAGATACGCGGCCGCACTGGCGCGACACCTTCGCCTCGCTGCGGGTCCGCAACTACCGCCTCTACGTCATCTCCCAGGTCCTGACCAACACGTGCGGCTGGATGCAGCGCGTCGCGCAGGACTGGCTCATGCTCAGCCTGACCGGCAACGTCACGTGGGTCGGGCTCACCGTCACCCTGCAGCTGGCGCCGATGCTCGTGTTCGGCCTGTTCGGCGGCGTCGTCGCCGACCGGTTCGACAAGCGCAAGCTGCTGATGATCACGCAGTCGCTGTTCGCGCTGTCGGCGCTCGTGCTCGGCACGCTGACGCTGACCGGTGCGATCGAGCCGTGGCACATCCTGGCCAGCGCGGCCTTCCTCGGTGTTGCCACGGTCGTCGACAACCCGGCCCGGCAGGCGTTCGTCCCGGAGGTCGCCGGGCACCAGCACCTGCGCAACGCCATCAGCATCAACTCGACAGTGTTCCAGCTCGGCGCGCTGGTCGGCCCGGCGCTGGCCGCGCTCGGCATCGCGCTGGTCGGCCAGGGCTGGTCGTTCGTCGTCAACTCGATGGCCGGTATCACCGCCGTCGCGCTGCTGGTCGCGATGCGCGCGTCGGAGCTGTCCGCGGCGCCGGCGATCAGCCGCAGCCGCGGGCAGCTGCGCGAGGGACTGCGCTACGTCGGCGACAAGCCGGTGATCCTGTGGTCGGTCGTCATGGTCGGCTTCGTCGCGCTCACCGGCATCAACCTCGCCACCGTCCTCGCCGCCTACGCCGACGACGTGTTCGACATCGGCTCGGCCGGCTACGGCCTGCTGAACTCGTGCCTCGCGGCCGGCGCGGTGGCGGGCGCGCTCGCCTCGACCCGGCGGCGGAGCCTGCGGCTGCGCACGCTCGTCTACTCGGCGGGTGTGCTCGGCCTGCTGCAGGTGCTGGCCGGGACGATCGCGTGGCTGCCGCTGTTCTGCCTGGTGCTGATCGGCGTCGGCGCGGCGTCGCTGCTGTACCTGACCGGCGGCAACACGTTGGTGCAGACAGCGGTCGCGGGGACGATGCGCGGGCGGGTCATGGCCCTCTACATCCTCGTGCTGTTCGGCGCGCAGGCCGGGTCCGGCACGCTGATCGGCTGGATCGCGCACGAGTACGGCGCGCACGCCGCCATGATCGCGTGCGGCGCCGGGCCGCTGCTGGGCGCCGTCATCGTCGGCGCGGTGCTGGCCCGCAAGAGCCGGCTGACCACGCGGCTCATCCTGCGCGACCGGCCGGGGCGCGGCGTGCTCTACGTCGTCCCGCGCGACGCGGTGCCGCCGGCGGCGGTGTCGCTGACGCCGGGCCTGCTCAGCCGTGGCCTGCGCGGCCGGTCGCGGCCCACGCACCCGGCCGAGCGACGGCGACGGCGCCAGCCGCGCGCGGTGCCGGGCCGGGCGGTGCGCCCGCATCCGCACGGCGACCGGGCGTCGACACGGAGCGGCCGGCCGCGCTGA
- a CDS encoding LysR substrate-binding domain-containing protein, whose translation MFDPVHLRTFLAVASTLNFTQAAQQLGISQPSVSQHVRRLEEAAGRQLLLRDTRVVTLTDNGEAMAGFARSILAAHDEAASYFTGTAMRGRLRFGAADDLALAQLPVVLRAFRQLHPRINLELTVTQTRTLMRRLEANQLDLVFIKEFPGETVGRVVRRDRLVWIGLPGTQVRADEPIPLITYTAPSVSRVTALRVLAESGRSWKITCKTLEVNGVLAAARAGIGVAVFPSSLVPADLQALPASVGLPELGDIDFTLLSNPRSPVEPVEALTSAILGQPFAARPAAPPAPAPG comes from the coding sequence ATGTTCGACCCGGTACATCTGCGGACATTCCTGGCCGTGGCGTCGACGCTGAACTTCACCCAGGCGGCCCAGCAGCTGGGCATCAGCCAGCCGAGCGTCAGTCAGCACGTGCGCCGGCTGGAGGAGGCGGCCGGGCGGCAGCTGCTGCTGCGCGACACCCGGGTCGTCACGCTCACCGACAACGGCGAGGCGATGGCCGGCTTCGCCCGCTCGATCCTCGCCGCCCACGACGAGGCCGCCAGTTACTTCACCGGGACGGCGATGCGCGGCCGGCTCCGCTTCGGCGCGGCCGACGACCTCGCGCTGGCCCAGCTGCCCGTCGTGCTGCGGGCGTTCCGGCAGTTGCACCCGCGGATCAACCTGGAGCTGACGGTCACCCAGACCCGCACGCTGATGCGCCGGCTGGAGGCCAACCAGCTCGACCTCGTCTTCATCAAGGAGTTCCCCGGCGAGACCGTCGGCCGGGTGGTCCGCCGCGACCGGCTGGTCTGGATCGGGCTGCCCGGCACCCAGGTCCGCGCGGACGAGCCGATCCCGCTGATCACCTACACCGCGCCGTCGGTCAGCCGGGTGACGGCGCTGCGGGTGCTCGCGGAGTCGGGGCGCAGCTGGAAGATCACCTGCAAGACGCTGGAGGTGAACGGCGTCCTGGCCGCGGCCCGCGCCGGCATCGGCGTCGCGGTGTTCCCGAGCAGCCTCGTCCCCGCCGACCTCCAGGCGCTGCCGGCGTCGGTCGGCCTGCCCGAGCTGGGCGACATCGACTTCACCCTGCTGTCCAACCCGCGCTCCCCGGTCGAGCCCGTCGAGGCCCTGACCTCGGCCATCCTCGGCCAGCCGTTCGCCGCCCGCCCGGCCGCACCGCCCGCCCCGGCGCCTGGCTGA
- a CDS encoding G5 domain-containing protein has product MTQTEEVPFERVTVEDDTMDLGTSAVTTAGVAGVRTLTYTVTLIDGVETARELVGDEVTTAPVDEVTSVGTYEPPPPPPPEPEPEPEPEDEPVALAEAPSDDGCDPNYSGCVPIDTDVDCAGGSGNGPSYADGPVDVIGEDIYDLDADDDGVGCEP; this is encoded by the coding sequence GTGACGCAGACGGAGGAGGTCCCGTTCGAGCGGGTCACCGTCGAGGACGACACGATGGACCTCGGCACGTCCGCCGTCACGACGGCCGGGGTGGCCGGCGTGCGGACGCTCACCTACACCGTCACGCTCATCGACGGTGTCGAGACCGCCCGGGAGCTGGTCGGCGACGAGGTCACGACGGCGCCGGTCGACGAGGTGACGTCGGTCGGGACGTACGAGCCTCCTCCGCCGCCGCCCCCGGAGCCCGAGCCGGAGCCTGAGCCCGAGGACGAGCCCGTCGCGCTCGCCGAGGCGCCGTCGGACGACGGCTGCGACCCGAACTACAGCGGCTGCGTCCCGATCGACACCGACGTCGACTGCGCCGGCGGTAGCGGCAACGGCCCGTCCTACGCCGACGGGCCGGTGGACGTGATCGGCGAGGACATCTACGACCTCGACGCCGACGACGACGGGGTCGGCTGCGAGCCGTAG
- a CDS encoding immunity 8 family protein — protein MRAVLRSAHSADVDLATYVPADPADDGVWVRLIVGPAGGPGEESFDVLVCTPLWLRRVVRVQGPRLGRHHLIVDPLDLPAAVEFLRDRIENLTAPTWNELGERIAHLGSWEFEDYRP, from the coding sequence ATGAGAGCCGTGCTCCGCTCGGCGCACAGTGCCGACGTCGATCTCGCGACCTACGTCCCCGCCGATCCCGCCGACGACGGCGTCTGGGTGCGGCTGATCGTCGGACCGGCCGGCGGCCCGGGCGAGGAGTCGTTCGACGTCCTGGTCTGCACGCCGCTCTGGCTGCGCCGGGTCGTCCGCGTGCAGGGCCCGCGGCTCGGCCGGCACCACCTGATCGTCGACCCGCTCGACCTTCCCGCCGCGGTCGAGTTCCTCCGGGACCGGATCGAGAACCTCACCGCGCCCACCTGGAACGAGCTGGGCGAGCGGATCGCGCACCTCGGCTCCTGGGAGTTCGAGGACTATCGCCCCTGA